The following are encoded together in the Malaya genurostris strain Urasoe2022 chromosome 3, Malgen_1.1, whole genome shotgun sequence genome:
- the LOC131437598 gene encoding uncharacterized protein LOC131437598, with translation MKQIVCLVVFITLISSCFCSKLWEEHRIETYQNSSSSRQSRVFPFWSLGRIANSLCVGTNGLSGTCQIRGECATNGGIASGTCSTLTSQAVCCVFVKTCGGSTSQNVTYFQNSGYPRPYNGGGSCAITVVPPDATICQLRVDFTTFSVAQPNGEGVCTIDNVQISGGSSSVPVICGDNNGQHVYVSFSGTSAITIRVSMTSTTSFNRLWNMQLTLISCTSQYQAPAGCLQYYLDSTGVVSSFNYGTAANPALNTLGMIGTRQLANSNYGICIRAGAGTCTITYNLPTNDVYAFTMSEDATAVDATTLGTAAVGAQGTACTTDYLIIPNPNGITNDRFCGLGIATTTSNSRPYVLYYVTNGNDDGDVANRGFYLQYTQNACAVSTG, from the exons atgaaacaaattgtCTGTTTGGTGGTATTTATCACTTTGATATCAAGCTGTTTTTGCTCAAAACTGTGGGAAGAACATCGAATTGAAACCTACCAGAATTCATCCAGTAGCCGACAAAGTCGAG TGTTCCCGTTTTGGTCACTCGGACGAATTGCAAATTCTTTGTGTGTCGGAACAAACGGTTTATCTGGGACATGCCAAATCCGAGGTGAATGTGCCACCAATGGAGGAATTGCATCTGGGACCTGCAGTACGCTAACTTCTCAAGCTGTCTGTTGCGTTT TTGTAAAGACATGTGGTGGATCGACCTCACAAAACGTTACGTATTTCCAGAACAGCGGATATCCACGCCCGTATAACGGGGGTGGCAG tTGTGCGATCACCGTTGTGCCCCCGGACGCTACAATCTGTCAGTTAAGAGTTGACTTCACCACATTCTCCGTAGCGCAACCGAACGGAGAAGGAGTTTGCACAATCGACAACGTTCAAATTTCCGGTGGCAGTTCTTCGGTGCCTGTAATTTGTGGAGATAACAATGGCCAGCATGTTTATGTGTCGTTTAGTGGAACAAGTGCCATCACTATCCGTGTATCGATGACCTCAACAACGTCATTTAATCGACTGTGGAACATGCAGCTAACATTGATCTCCTGTACTAGTCAGTACCAAGCACCGGCCGGTTGTTTGCAGTATTACTTGGATTCAACGGGAGTGGTGTCGAGCTTCAACTATGGAACGGCGGCCAACCCGGCACTTAATACACTGGGAATGATAGGAACTCGGCAACTGGCAAACTCCAACTATGGAATATGCATCCGTGCAGGAGCTGGAACGTGTACAATTACATATAATCTG CCCACCAATGACGTTTACGCTTTCACCATGTCAGAAGATGCTACCGCCGTAGACGCTACGACACTTGGGACCGCAGCAGTCGGTGCGCAAGGTACAGCTTGCACCACTGACTATCTGATAATTCCAAATCCGAATGGTATCACGAACGATCGCTTTTGTGGACTAGGTATTGCAACTACTACCA GCAATTCGAGACCGTATGTGTTATACTACGTTACGAATGGTAATGACGACGGTGATGTGGCGAATCGGGGTTTCTACTTGCAGTACACTCAAAACGCATGCGCGGTATCAACAGGATAG